The genomic stretch ACGGCACAGCCTAGATTAAACAGCGCGTCGGAATGCTTCACGGTATAGGGGATCATTGCGCCTGACAGCACGATGGTTTTGCCGCTTATGTGCTTGCCCAAAACTTCGGCGGTTGCCGCCATCGTGTCGGTGCCGTGGGTAATGATGATGTGAGTGGCGGGGCAGCGTTGGCAGCGTTGCAGAATGTTGGTGCGGTCTTGGTCATGCATGTCCAGACTGTCTTTCAGCGACAGGGTTTCTACCGCTATATCCAGCGTACAGCGGCCTCTGGCGAGCATGGCGGGAATGCTGGTCTGGTCGAATACCAGTTCGCCCGTGAGGGGGTTGTACACTTTGTCGAGAGTGCCGCCAGTGATGAAGAGTTGGATCTGCATTGTTTGCGGTTAACCTTTGACCTTCCTTATCATGTGGTCAATGACAGGGCTATGCGCGTGCTGAGGGCTGAACATGATGATTTCCGCGTCCACGTCGACCTTTACGTTATGTCCGGGTGGCCAGTAGAAGAGATCATTGGTTTTTACCGTCTCTTGTGCGCCCTGTGCGTCGGTCGTGGTAAGTTGACCATACAAGACAAAACCCCAGTGAGGGCACTGGCATAAATCGCCTTCCAGCCCTTCAAACAAAGGGGTTGTGTCAACACCCGCTGAGAGCGTGAAACATTCGCCACTGATTTTGCCTAATCCAGTTGCATCGCCGAAATCCATTTGCTGACGGATTACCGCACCAGGGATTTCCATCCTGACGTCCACATTTTCTTTGGCTATATGCATGATTGATTCTCCTTTGGGGGTGAATGGATGCTTTGTGGCAAGTATTCTGTCAATCACCGCATCCGTTTAAGTATTGTTTGAATTATCTTTGTGTATTCTAGCATGTTTCTAACTGCTTACGCTGGCTGGCTGTGTTGATGAGTACGTTGTATGTGATTTGCACCCACCAGAAAGCCCCGATTTCCTACCGCACATTCGGTTAGAGTGCTGAATGAGACAGCAGCTTGCAGTATACTTGCCAACTTTCAGGCATAAACGTAAAAGCAAGTAAGTTATGGCTAACTATGACCTTTCCACCTTTCAAGGGTTGATCCTCGCACTGCAAGATTACTGGGCGCAGCAAGGTTGCGTCATCATGCAACCGTATGACATGGAAATGGGTGCGGGAACCTTCCACCCAGCGACCTTCCTGCGTTCCATCGGCCCAGAGCCGTGGCGTGCCGCGTATGTGCAGCCCTCGCGCCGCCCTACGGATGGGCGTTATGGCGAAAACCCCAACCGTTTGCAGCATTATTACCAGTTTCAGGTATTGCTGAAGCCGTCGCCGGACAATATTCAGGACTTGTACCTCGGTTCCCTGCAAATGCTCGGTTTCGACCCGCTGGTGCATGACATCCGCTTCGTGGAAGACAACTGGGAATCACCCACGCTAGGTGCATGGGGCTTGGGTTGGGAAGTGTGGTTGAACGGCATGGAAGTGACCCAGTTCACCTACTTCCAGCAAGTCGGCGGGCTGGATTGCAAACCCGTGAGCGGCGAGATCACCTACGGTCTGGAACGCCTCGCGATGTACATGCAAAACGTGCAAAGCGTCTACGATCTGGTGTGGACGAAAGGCCCGCAAGGCGTAGTGACTTACGGCGATGTGTACCACCAGAATGAAGTCGAGCAGTCCACCTACAACTTCGAGCACGCCAATGTGGCAGAGCTGTTCCACACCTTTGACGTGTGCGAACGTGAAAGCCAGCGCCTGATTGAAGCCGGATTGCCTTTGCCTGCTTATGAACAAATGCTCAAAGCCTCGCACACCTTCAACCTGCTGGATGCGCGTAAAGCCATTTCCGTGACCGAACGCCAGCGCTTCATCTTGCGGGTACGCACCCTGTCGCGGGCGATTGCCGAAGCTTATTACAACGTCCGTGAAGCCTTGGGCTTCCCGATGCTGCCCGCAGGAGAAAAATAATGTTACACGATTTACTGGTGGAAATTGGCACGGAAGAGCTGCCACCCAAAGCCCTGAAAAAACTCTCCGACGCTTTCACAGCGGGTATTGTTGCTGGCCTCGCAGACGCTGGTCTGGCAGCCGAGGACTTCTACGCTTACGCTGCGCCGCGCCGTTTGGCAGTGTGGTTGAAAGGCGTGCCCAAGCAACAAGCGGATCAGATCATTGAACGCAAAGGCCCTGCCTTGGCAGCAGCGTTTGACAAGGAAGGCAACCCCAGCAAAGCAGCGGAAGGTTTCGCACGCTCCTGTGGTGTGGCATTCGCTGACTTGCAACAGATTGAAACCGACAAAGGCGGCTGGCTGATCTTCCGCCAGCAACAGGTCGGGCAACAAACCACGGCTTTGTTCGCCGCTATCGTCGAAAAGTCCCTCGCGGCCTTGCCTATCCCGAAGCGGATGCGTTGGGGCAGTGGCACGGCTGAATTCGTGCGCCCGATCCATTGGATTGTGATGCTGGCGGATAGCGAAGTGATCGACGCGACGATTATGGGCATTCCCACCGGGCGCGAAACCCGTGGACACCGTTTCCATGCCCCGGCTGCGCTGGCGATTACCTCGCCTGCTGATTACGCGGTGCAATTGGGCGAAGCCTACGTCGTGGCTCGTTTTGATGCACGTCGCACCATGATTCAAGGCAAGGTTGAAACCCTCGCGGCGGAACTCGGCGGCAAAGCGGTCATGCCGGAAGATTTGCTGGATGAAGTCACTGCGCTGGTCGAATGGCCTGTGCCCGTCGCGGGTCGCTTTGAGGAACGTTTCCTCGATGTGCCGCAGGAAGCGCTGATTTCCACCATGCAGGATAATCAGAAATACTTCGCGCTGGTGGGTGCGGATGGCAAGCTGATGCCGAATTTCATCACGGTTGCCAATATCGAAAGCCGCGATGTTGCGCAGATTTCCACGGGTAACGAGCGCGTGATTCGTCCGCGTTTCAGCGATGCCGAATTCTTCTGGAATCAGGACAAGAAAACCCCGCTGGAAAGCCGCCGCGAACAGCTCAAGAAAATGGTGTTCCAGCAAAAACTCGGCACTTTGTACGACAAGTCTGAGCGCGTGGCTTTGCTGGCGGCGGAAATTGCCAAGCAGATGGGCGGCGATGAAGCCCTCGCTATCCGCGCTGCCCAGCTTGGCAAGTGTGACCTTGTGACCAATATGGTGTTTGAATTCACCGAACTGCAAGGCACGATGGGGCGCTATTACGCCCAGCAAGATGGCGAACCTGCTGACGTTGCCAGCGCGATGGAAGAACAGTACATGCCGCGCTTTGCTGGCGACGACCTGCCGCACACTGCCACCGGGCGCATTTTGGCATTGGCGGAACGACTCGACACCTTGACCGGCATTTTCGGTATCGGTCAGAAACCGACTGGTGCGAAAGACCCGTTTGCATTACGCCGTGCTGCGCTGGGTGTGTTGCGCATACTGATTGAGCTGCAATTGCCGCTGGACTTGGCAGACTTGCTGGATAAAGCCGCAGAAGGTTTCACAGCCCAACTTGGCAGCAAGCCGGACACGCAGGAAGCGCTGGATTACATTCTCGAACGCTTACGCGCTTACTATCAGGAACAGGGCATCGGTGCGGAATTGGTCGAAGCGGTTGCTTCCCTCAAGCCAACCCGCCCCTTGGATTTCGATCACCGGGTCAAAGCGGTGGCGGCCTTCCGCCAGTTGAGTGCCTCCGAAAGTTTGGCAGCGGCCAACAAGCGCATCGGCAATATCCTGAAAAAAGTCGAGGGCAATTTGCCGGACGGCGTGAATGCGGGTTTGTTGCAGTTGGATGCGGAGCGTGTTCTGGCGAGTGCCGTGCAGTATCAGGAAAACAAGGTCATGCCGTTATTCGCGGCGGGCGAATACGAAGCAGCCCTGTTGTCGCTGGCTGAATTGCGTGAGCCGGTCGACAAGTTCTTCGATGATGTCATGGTTATGGCTGACGATGTGGCGTTGAAAAACAACCGCCTCGCATTGCTGAACCAGATGCGTGGCTTGTTCCTGCGCGTGGCGGATTTGTCGGTGCTGTAACAGCACAATAGTGGGGTTTGCATGGTGCTTCCATCCCGTTTGCTGGGGATGCTTCCGGCATTGTTTGTATTGTTGTGGAGCACCGGCTTTATCGGCGCAAAGTACGGGCTGCCGTATGCCGCCCCGCTGGCTTTTCTGGTGGCGCGTTATGTGCTGGTTATTGTCGCCCTCTCCTTGACGGAGCAGGGGAAGGATGAAGATTATTTTTTAAGCAACTCTTAATTGAAAGGTTGCAAGGGAGTGCTGCTAAACGTTGCAAAAGGAATCTTCGCCTGCACGTTGGCATCCGGTGTCAGTGCCTCCAGCGTTGCCAACCATTGCATCTTTTCGAGGGTACACACTGGTAATATCAGCTTGCCACTGAAATGCCCTGCTGATGCTGCCTGCAAATCAGCGTATTGGTAGCCCATGAACATATTCACGCCCTCCACCGTCAAGCGGATACTGCTCACCTTGGGCAGCCCCGTGGTTTCTGCCTGAACGCTCAGTTCTTCCATCAACGGAATACTGGCGGGGTTAATGCTGAAACGAATGCTGCGTCCATTGGCATCAGCCGCCGTACACGCCCCCTGACGCAAATCACAGGGCGATTGCAAGGCCAATTCGATGGTTGGCAAATTGTCTGTGGAAGGTGAACGCCCATCCAGCAGCAGCTTACCCGCCACTGTCAGGCCAAACACCAACACCGCAACCAGCAAGTAAACCTTCATTCCGCAAACACCGCTACTACTGGCGTATGGTCGGAAGGTTTCTCCCAAGTACGCGGTTCACGCTCAATCACGCACGACTGGCACACAGCCACCAACGCTTGGCTAGCGAGAATCAAGTCGATCCGCAAGCCGTGATTGCGCCGGAAACCACCCGCACGGTAATCCCACCAGCTAAAGCTTTTCTCCGCTTGCTCAAACAACCGGAAGGTATCCTGCAAACCCAACGCCTGAATCGCCTGTAACGCGGCACGTTCCGGGGGAGAGCAGAGAATACCTTCACCCCACGCTACCGGGTCATGCACATCGCGGTCTTGCGGGGCAATATTGAAATCGCCCAACACCACCAACTTGGGGTAAGCCGCAGCCTGTTGTTGTAACCAAGCGGTGACTTTCGCCAGCCAGTCGAGCTTGTAGGCGTATTTGTCGGAACCGACTTCAGCACCGTTCACCACGTACAAATTCACCACCCGCACCCCGTCAAGGGTGGCGGCGAGAATGCGGCGTTGCGGGTCATCCAGACCGGGAATGTCAGTCACCACTTCAGTGGCAGGTGACTTGCTGAGCACAGCTACACCGTTATAGGTTTTCTGCCCGGCAAATACCGCGCTGTAACCTGCTACTTCCAGTTCCGCCACGGGGAACTGCTCATCCACCGTTTTGGTTTCCTGAATCGCCAACACATCAGGTTGCGCGGCAGCCAACCATTGCAGTACATGCGGCAGGCGCACCCGTAGCGAATTCACATTCCAGGTCGCGATTTTCATGCCGTCAGCCCACTATGGCGTAGTAAAGCATCCACTTCAGGCTTACGCCCCCGGAAGGCCACGAACGATTCCATCGCCTTACGCGAACCACCCACCTGCAACACTTCCTGCAAGAAGGCTGCACCGACACCGGCGTCGAACAAGCCTTCTTCCTCGAAGCGGGCAAAGGCATCAGCCGACAACACTTCCGCCCATTTGTAGCTGTAGTAGCCTGCGGCATACCCACCCGCAAACACATGGCTAAAGCTGTTGGGCATCCGGTTGAAAGCAGGGGGCTTGATGACCGCCACCTGTTCCAGCACTTCCTGACGGATGACTTCCAACCGACCGGGTTCTGCTGCCTGCGGGTCAAGGTGTAAGCGCATGTCGAACAGTGAGAATTCCAATTGGCGCACGGTTGCCATTGCCGTTTGGAAATGCCGCGATGCCTGCATCTTTTGGAACAAGGCTTCCGGCAAGGCTTCGCCGGTTTGCCAGTGGGCAGCAATCATGTCCAGCACGCTGCGTTCCCAGCACCAGTTTTCCATGAACTGACTGGGTAGCTCAACCGCATCCCATTCCACCCCGTTGATCCCCGCAACATCCGGGTAATCTACTTGAGTCAACATGTGGTGCAAGCCGTGCCCGAATTCGTGGAACAGCGTCACCACTTCGTCATGGGTAAACAGCGCAGGCTTATCACCCACTGGGGCACTGCTATTGCAAGTCATGAAGGCCACCGGAATCTGCAAGCCATCCGCCCGCAAGAAGCGCCCACAGAAGTCGCTCATCCACGCCCCGCCGCGCTTGTGTTGGCGTGCATACAGGTCAAGGTAGAAACACGCTTGCACTGTATCGGTACGGTCATACACCAGATAGAAACGTGCATCCCGATGCCACAAATCAATGTGTCCGGCCTGTTGCTCAATGCGTACCCCGAAGAGTTTTTGCACCAATGTAAACAAGCCACTGATCACCCGGTCAGCCGGGAAGTAGGGCTTGAGGTCTTCCTCACTGAAATCGAAACGTGCCTGTTTCATCTTCTCGCTGACGTAACCCACATCCCACGCCTGCACATCTTCCAGCCCCAGTTGTTCGCGGGCAAAGGCTTGCACCTCGGCAAATTCGGTTTCAGCAAACGGCTTGGCTTTGTGGGCAAGGTCATCAATGAAATCGAGCACTTGCTGAGGACTTTCCGCCATCTTGGTGGCCAGTGACAATTCGGCGTAATTGGTATAGCCGAGCAGGGTAGCTTCTTCCTGACGCAAACGCAGGATGTCACGCATGACCTGGGTATTATCCCAATCCGCATTCGCCCCCAGTTCTGACGCACGGGTCGTGTACGCACGGTAAACTTCGGCGCGTAATTCACGGTTATCGGCATAGGTCATGATGGGGAAGTAGGACGGGAATTGCAGGGTAATCACCCAGCCTTCCATGTCACGCTGTTTCGCAGTTTGCGCTGCCATCTCCAGCGCGGAGTCGGGCAAACCTGCCAGCGCGTTCACATCCAGAATTTGCTTGGTCCAGGCATTGGTGGCATCCAGCACATTATCCGAAAAGCGTGAGGTCAGTTGTGACTGCTCCTGACTAATCGCCCGGAACCGTTCTTTCTGTTCAGCAGGCAACGCCACCCCGGAGAGTTTAAACCCCAGCAAGCTGTCATCCAGACTTTTTTGTTGGGCAGCATCCAGCCCGGCTTCGTCACTGCGGATGGTTTGGATTGCCTGATACAACCCGGCGTTCTGCCCCAACTCGGTGTGGTAATCACTCAGGCGCGACAGGTTGGCGTTGTATTCCTTGCGTAAAGCATCGGTGTTCGCCACGGCATTCAAGTGACTCACGGGCGACCACATACGCTCCAGACGGTTACTGGTTTCATTAAGGGGTGCAACCAAGGTGTTCCACGTGAAACTATTTGTCGTACTATCCAGCACTTTCGCCAACCATGCCCGGTTATCCCGCAACACCACATCTAATGCAGGGGTGATATGTTCCGGCTTGATTTGCGAGAACAGTGGCAGTTTGCTGATGTCCAGCAAGGGGTTTTCTTGTTTCACGTGAAACCTCATACATCCAGATTGGAAACAGACAACGCATTTTTTTCGATGAAATCACGGCGTGGTTCTACCTCGTCGCCCATCAGCATGGTAAACACTTCATCGGCGGCAATCGCATCTTCAACACGCACCTGCATTAAACGCCGGGTTTCGGGGTTCAGCGTGGTATCCCATAATTGCTCAGGATTCATTTCACCCAAACCTTTGTAGCGGCTGATCTGCAAACCACGATTGGCTTCCTTCATCAACCATTCCACTATTGCGTCGAAACGCTGGGCTTCGTATTTGCGTTCACCGCGCATGACGCCCGCGCCTTCACCCAGCAAACCATCCATTTGACGGTTGGCTTTGATCAGCAACTTGGTTTCTGGCATCTGGAAGAAATCACGGTCGAGCATAATGCGGTGGTCGAGACCGTGCTGGCGGCGGTTCACTTCCAGCGTCCAGGCACTGTCGTCAATTTTGCTTAAGTGCGAGGTATAAGTGCGTGCACCATTGTC from Thiothrix litoralis encodes the following:
- the glyQ gene encoding glycine--tRNA ligase subunit alpha, with translation MANYDLSTFQGLILALQDYWAQQGCVIMQPYDMEMGAGTFHPATFLRSIGPEPWRAAYVQPSRRPTDGRYGENPNRLQHYYQFQVLLKPSPDNIQDLYLGSLQMLGFDPLVHDIRFVEDNWESPTLGAWGLGWEVWLNGMEVTQFTYFQQVGGLDCKPVSGEITYGLERLAMYMQNVQSVYDLVWTKGPQGVVTYGDVYHQNEVEQSTYNFEHANVAELFHTFDVCERESQRLIEAGLPLPAYEQMLKASHTFNLLDARKAISVTERQRFILRVRTLSRAIAEAYYNVREALGFPMLPAGEK
- a CDS encoding cupin domain-containing protein, with product MHIAKENVDVRMEIPGAVIRQQMDFGDATGLGKISGECFTLSAGVDTTPLFEGLEGDLCQCPHWGFVLYGQLTTTDAQGAQETVKTNDLFYWPPGHNVKVDVDAEIIMFSPQHAHSPVIDHMIRKVKG
- a CDS encoding asparaginase domain-containing protein is translated as MQIQLFITGGTLDKVYNPLTGELVFDQTSIPAMLARGRCTLDIAVETLSLKDSLDMHDQDRTNILQRCQRCPATHIIITHGTDTMAATAEVLGKHISGKTIVLSGAMIPYTVKHSDALFNLGCAVTGVQLLPAGVYIAMNGQIFSWENVMKNRDAGIFQQHATNSVY
- the xth gene encoding exodeoxyribonuclease III encodes the protein MKIATWNVNSLRVRLPHVLQWLAAAQPDVLAIQETKTVDEQFPVAELEVAGYSAVFAGQKTYNGVAVLSKSPATEVVTDIPGLDDPQRRILAATLDGVRVVNLYVVNGAEVGSDKYAYKLDWLAKVTAWLQQQAAAYPKLVVLGDFNIAPQDRDVHDPVAWGEGILCSPPERAALQAIQALGLQDTFRLFEQAEKSFSWWDYRAGGFRRNHGLRIDLILASQALVAVCQSCVIEREPRTWEKPSDHTPVVAVFAE
- the glyS gene encoding glycine--tRNA ligase subunit beta, coding for MLHDLLVEIGTEELPPKALKKLSDAFTAGIVAGLADAGLAAEDFYAYAAPRRLAVWLKGVPKQQADQIIERKGPALAAAFDKEGNPSKAAEGFARSCGVAFADLQQIETDKGGWLIFRQQQVGQQTTALFAAIVEKSLAALPIPKRMRWGSGTAEFVRPIHWIVMLADSEVIDATIMGIPTGRETRGHRFHAPAALAITSPADYAVQLGEAYVVARFDARRTMIQGKVETLAAELGGKAVMPEDLLDEVTALVEWPVPVAGRFEERFLDVPQEALISTMQDNQKYFALVGADGKLMPNFITVANIESRDVAQISTGNERVIRPRFSDAEFFWNQDKKTPLESRREQLKKMVFQQKLGTLYDKSERVALLAAEIAKQMGGDEALAIRAAQLGKCDLVTNMVFEFTELQGTMGRYYAQQDGEPADVASAMEEQYMPRFAGDDLPHTATGRILALAERLDTLTGIFGIGQKPTGAKDPFALRRAALGVLRILIELQLPLDLADLLDKAAEGFTAQLGSKPDTQEALDYILERLRAYYQEQGIGAELVEAVASLKPTRPLDFDHRVKAVAAFRQLSASESLAAANKRIGNILKKVEGNLPDGVNAGLLQLDAERVLASAVQYQENKVMPLFAAGEYEAALLSLAELREPVDKFFDDVMVMADDVALKNNRLALLNQMRGLFLRVADLSVL
- a CDS encoding M3 family metallopeptidase; this encodes MRFHVKQENPLLDISKLPLFSQIKPEHITPALDVVLRDNRAWLAKVLDSTTNSFTWNTLVAPLNETSNRLERMWSPVSHLNAVANTDALRKEYNANLSRLSDYHTELGQNAGLYQAIQTIRSDEAGLDAAQQKSLDDSLLGFKLSGVALPAEQKERFRAISQEQSQLTSRFSDNVLDATNAWTKQILDVNALAGLPDSALEMAAQTAKQRDMEGWVITLQFPSYFPIMTYADNRELRAEVYRAYTTRASELGANADWDNTQVMRDILRLRQEEATLLGYTNYAELSLATKMAESPQQVLDFIDDLAHKAKPFAETEFAEVQAFAREQLGLEDVQAWDVGYVSEKMKQARFDFSEEDLKPYFPADRVISGLFTLVQKLFGVRIEQQAGHIDLWHRDARFYLVYDRTDTVQACFYLDLYARQHKRGGAWMSDFCGRFLRADGLQIPVAFMTCNSSAPVGDKPALFTHDEVVTLFHEFGHGLHHMLTQVDYPDVAGINGVEWDAVELPSQFMENWCWERSVLDMIAAHWQTGEALPEALFQKMQASRHFQTAMATVRQLEFSLFDMRLHLDPQAAEPGRLEVIRQEVLEQVAVIKPPAFNRMPNSFSHVFAGGYAAGYYSYKWAEVLSADAFARFEEEGLFDAGVGAAFLQEVLQVGGSRKAMESFVAFRGRKPEVDALLRHSGLTA